CGTCGTCGGCGTGATCCCGCCGAGCGCGGCGGTCAGCGCCGGGTACCAGCGATCGGCCATCTTCTGGTCGCCCGAGGCGTTCGGGTGCACCCCGTCGTAGGTGTCGCTGCCGGTGCTGAATCCGGTCCACTGGTCGACCCGCACGACCGGTGACTGGGCGGTGTTCTTCGAGCCGACCCAGCCAGCGATGGCGTTGTTCAGGGCGACCACCCGTTGGCCGCATTCGGCGCAGCTGCTCGGTGCCATCGGGATGATCTGCGCGACCAGCACCTTCATCGCCGGGTTGTTGACCCGCATCTGGTCGACCAGTTTCCCGTACGCGGCGAGGATGGTGGCCGGTGCCACGTTGCTCCAGACATCGTTGGTGCCGAAGTGCATCAGCACGATGTCCGGCCGGGTGGCGGCGAGCCAGCCGGGCAGCTGGTTCTGGTTCGCCACGTTCGTCACCAGGGCGCCACCGTGGCCCTCATTGTCCCCGTCGTACGCCTGCCCGCAGCCCTGGGGGCCGAGCGTGCCGACGAAGTCGATGTTGGTGTACCCGGTGCTCTGCAGTCGGTTCCAGAGCATGGACCGCCAGCAACCCGGTGAACCGGTGATCGAGTCGCCGAGCGGCATGACCCGGACCGGGGCGAGCGTGGTGGCCGGCGTGGACGCGGCGCGCAGGGAGGGCGTCGTGATCACGAGCCCGAGCAGTACAGCCAGGGCCGCGAGCGCGGCCTGACCGAGGGGTTTGCGGAGCATGGTCGTCTCCTGTCACGGTGCGCGGTGAGAGGTGTGACGGCCCGGTGCTCCCCAAGGTATTGAAGCAGGTGAATTTTGAGGGGACAACCGTGGTTCCACCATCGTGTCGATGTCCGGGTAAACGCCCACGGCCGGCGGGGATCGGGGCGACGATCGAAGCGACGGAGGGGGCCGGGATGCAGGACGAACAGTCACGACAGCGGGCGGCCGACAGTGCCGGGCGACTTCTCGGCCAACCGCTCGTGTTGCCGCTGGGCCCTGGTGAACCCCCCTCCGGTCAGGACTTCCGCGACCTGGCGATGGTCCACACCTTCGGCGATTCCTGGACCCGGACGGCGCTCGACGACCGCAGTCGGGCGTTGGTCTCCGTCGCCATCGCCGCCGCCCTGGGGACCCACGAACCCCTGCGTGGCCAGCTCAGGATCGCGCTGAACGTCGGGGTCACGAAGGACCAGATCGTCGACTTGTTCATCCATCTCGAGGCGTACGCCGGAGCTGCCCGTGCCTTCGACACCTATCAGGTAGCGGTGGCGGTCTTCGGCGAGCACGAGTAGGGGGCGCTCGGCGCGGTCCGGGGCGAGCGCGGGTCGGGTGGGGACGGCAGGTTGATTCCGGCCGACTCCCGGGAGTGGAGGACTGCACTTTCGTCCCAACTCCTGGGACGCGGGCCAATTACCTATCAAACCTATAGGTTTTATTGTCTAGGCTCTGGGTCAACGGACCAGTCACTTCGACGAGGAATGACGATGACCATCAACTCCGCTGACCCGCTCACCATCGCCCGCCGGTACGCGGTCGACCCGGCCGCCTGGCCGGTGGCGCCCCGGTTCGACCCGGTCGAACGCTGGTACGCCCGCCTGGCCGGCAACGAAGAGCACGAGGTCTGGCTGCTGACCTGGCTCCCTGGCCAGTCGACGGACCTGCACGACCACGGCGGCTCCTCCGGTGCCTTCACCGTCGCGTCGGGTGCCCTCACCGAGGAGATCGTGGTCGGCGGTGAGCTCCGCCCCACGGTGCTGCGTACGGGCTCCGGCCGCCAGTTCGGCTCACGCCACATCCACCGGGTCAGCAACACCGGCCACGTCCCCGCGGTCAGCATCCACGTCTACCTGCCCGCGTTGCGCCGGATGACCCGCTACGAACTCGACGGTGGCAACCTGCGGGTGGCCGAAGTGGCCGAGGCGGGGGTGGCCTGGTGAAGCTGATCAACCCGTTGCACAGCTCGACGAGCTGTCCGGACACCGTGGCGCCGGCCGGGTCCCGAGGGATCGACGAGATCCTCGACTCCGCCCGGCTGCGGCTGCGCCGGCTCGACCCGGAGGCGGGGCATCTGGCGTACCGGGAAGGGGCGCTGCTGGTCGACATCCGGCCGGCCGCCCAGCGGGCCGCGACCGGCTCGATCCCCGGCGCGCTGGTGATCGAGCGCAACGTCCTGGAGTGGCGACTCGACCCGCGTAGCGCGGCCCGGCTGCCGGTCGCCGAGCGCTACGACCTGCCCGTGGTGATCTTCTGTCAGGAGGGTTACACCTCCTCGCTCGCCGCGGCCGCACTCCAGGATCTCGGTCTCTACCTCGCCACCGACATCGTGGGCGGCTTCGCCGCCTGGCGACTCGCCGGCCTACCGGCCTTCGGGCCGACCGATGTCTACGCCCATCTGACCAACGTGCCGGCGACCGCCGGACGGACGTCCACCTGACCCGGGCGTCACCACGCCCGGGATGGCACGGAACACCATCGCTAGGAGGCTCTCCACATGTCGGTCATCGCGATCAGCCCGCGCGTGTACCCGTCGCCGCTCCGGTCGGGCCACGCCCGCCGCCGATCGGCAACCGGCGACACCTCGGCCACCCTCACCGTCACCGTCGACATCACCCTGGACGCCGGGGACACCCTCACTCCGCAGGCGACCCGCCTGCTGGAGCTGGTCCGGGAACTGGTCGAGCATGGTGACCGGGAGGCGGTCGCCGCACGGCTGTCCGGACCGCCGCCGACGATCGGGGTGGAACCGGCGGCCGGGCCGCCCAGCGCGGCGGTCGCCCCCGGTGCCGGTAGGAACGGGACGTTGCACGTGCTGGCCGGCTCCCGGCGGGTGCTGCGTGACGGGCGACCGATACCGCTGACCCGGCTGGAGTACGACCTGCTCGTCTTCCTGGCCGAGCACCCGCGCCGGGTCTTCACCCGGCTCCAGCTCCTGAGCAGCGTCTGGGGTTATGAGCACGCCGTGGCCCGGACCGTCGACGTACACGTACGCCGGCTCCGCGCCAAGCTGGGGGAGACGATGCCGGTGGTGACCACCGTGTACGGGGTGGGTTACCGGCTGGCCGACGAGGCCCGGATCAGCGTCGACCGCGACGCGTGACCGTTGCGACCAGGGCCGCCCCGGAGTGTGGACGTACGGCCGGCGGCGCTCAGCCCAACCACGCCGCGATCGCGGCGAGCGTGACCGCGGCGGCCAGGGTGGAGAGCACGACGGTGTCCCGGGCCAGCGCCTCGCCCCGCTGGTACCGGGTGGCGAAGACAAAGACGTTCTGCGCTGTGGGCAGGGCCGAGGTGACCACCGCGGCCAGCAGCGCCGGCCCGTCGAGGCCGAGGGCCAGGTGCCCGATCAGATAGGCCAGCGCCGGCTGTACCAGCACCTTGAGCCCGACCGCGACGTAGCGCTCGACCGCCTCCGGTCCGGCGGCGAGCGGCCGGCTGCCGTACAGCGACATGCCGAGGGCGATCAGTGCCAGCGGTACGGCGGCGGAGCCGACCAGCTCGAACGGGCGCATCACCGCCTCCGGCAGCGGTCGGCCCACGATCGAGACGGCCAGCCCGGCGGCGCAACCGAGCATGATCGGGTTGCGGGCCGGTAGCAGGGCGAGCCGTCGCGGCGAGGGGCGGTGACCAGTGGTGGTCACGTCCAGTACGGCGAGCGCGACCGGTGAGGCGAGCAGCACCTGGAACAGCAGCACCGGCGCCACAAAGGACGGGTCTCCGAGGACGTACGCCGCCACCGGCAGGCCGAGGTTGGCGGCGTTGACGTACGAGGCGCTGAGCGCGCCGACGGTCGCCTCGCCGGCCGGTCGCCGCCACACCCAGTGGGCGAGCGTGAGGTAGACGGCCGCGACCAGCACCGTACTGAGCACGAACGCGGCCAGCGCGGGGGTGAACACCTCGGACACCGACGACCGTGCCAGGGTGGTGAAGAGCAGTGCCGGCGCGGCGACGAAGAAGGCGAGTCGAGCCAGCACCGTCGTGCCGTCCGGCCCGAGCAGGCGGGTACGCCCGATCAGGTAACCCGCGAGCGTGACCGTCCAGATGACCGTGAAGCCGGTCAGCACTCCTCGCACTCGATCATCGTGGACTGCTTCTCACGATTTCCCAAGATCTGGTACGTAGAGCGAGCGTCCAATTCCGATCTGTGCGTCAATTGTCACATTCATGCAACGTAGTGGCCCCTTGACCCTTGCCTTGGCGGCCGGAAACATCGAGCGTGCCCGCACTTCGGGCCGAGGGGATCTCCCCACCAGCCAAGGAGGACCATGTCGGTCAGTCCCGCCTCGTCGCGTGCCGCGTGGCACACGTCCCAGCCAGCGGGACCT
The Micromonospora pisi DNA segment above includes these coding regions:
- a CDS encoding cellulose binding domain-containing protein; the protein is MLRKPLGQAALAALAVLLGLVITTPSLRAASTPATTLAPVRVMPLGDSITGSPGCWRSMLWNRLQSTGYTNIDFVGTLGPQGCGQAYDGDNEGHGGALVTNVANQNQLPGWLAATRPDIVLMHFGTNDVWSNVAPATILAAYGKLVDQMRVNNPAMKVLVAQIIPMAPSSCAECGQRVVALNNAIAGWVGSKNTAQSPVVRVDQWTGFSTGSDTYDGVHPNASGDQKMADRWYPALTAALGGITPTTSPTVDPTPTRPPTVSPTPTRTPTTAPPTTAPPIGGCTATYRVIGQWQGGFQAEVTVRNGSTGTFAGWAAYWSFGAGQRVSQSWNATVSQSDTNVSARNVAWNGNLAPGATATFGFIANGDGANPVPTVTCTA
- a CDS encoding AEC family transporter, with the protein product MRGVLTGFTVIWTVTLAGYLIGRTRLLGPDGTTVLARLAFFVAAPALLFTTLARSSVSEVFTPALAAFVLSTVLVAAVYLTLAHWVWRRPAGEATVGALSASYVNAANLGLPVAAYVLGDPSFVAPVLLFQVLLASPVALAVLDVTTTGHRPSPRRLALLPARNPIMLGCAAGLAVSIVGRPLPEAVMRPFELVGSAAVPLALIALGMSLYGSRPLAAGPEAVERYVAVGLKVLVQPALAYLIGHLALGLDGPALLAAVVTSALPTAQNVFVFATRYQRGEALARDTVVLSTLAAAVTLAAIAAWLG
- a CDS encoding carboxymuconolactone decarboxylase family protein → MQDEQSRQRAADSAGRLLGQPLVLPLGPGEPPSGQDFRDLAMVHTFGDSWTRTALDDRSRALVSVAIAAALGTHEPLRGQLRIALNVGVTKDQIVDLFIHLEAYAGAARAFDTYQVAVAVFGEHE
- a CDS encoding winged helix-turn-helix domain-containing protein encodes the protein MSVIAISPRVYPSPLRSGHARRRSATGDTSATLTVTVDITLDAGDTLTPQATRLLELVRELVEHGDREAVAARLSGPPPTIGVEPAAGPPSAAVAPGAGRNGTLHVLAGSRRVLRDGRPIPLTRLEYDLLVFLAEHPRRVFTRLQLLSSVWGYEHAVARTVDVHVRRLRAKLGETMPVVTTVYGVGYRLADEARISVDRDA
- a CDS encoding cysteine dioxygenase, with amino-acid sequence MTINSADPLTIARRYAVDPAAWPVAPRFDPVERWYARLAGNEEHEVWLLTWLPGQSTDLHDHGGSSGAFTVASGALTEEIVVGGELRPTVLRTGSGRQFGSRHIHRVSNTGHVPAVSIHVYLPALRRMTRYELDGGNLRVAEVAEAGVAW
- a CDS encoding rhodanese-like domain-containing protein, with the translated sequence MKLINPLHSSTSCPDTVAPAGSRGIDEILDSARLRLRRLDPEAGHLAYREGALLVDIRPAAQRAATGSIPGALVIERNVLEWRLDPRSAARLPVAERYDLPVVIFCQEGYTSSLAAAALQDLGLYLATDIVGGFAAWRLAGLPAFGPTDVYAHLTNVPATAGRTST